One window of the Eucalyptus grandis isolate ANBG69807.140 chromosome 8, ASM1654582v1, whole genome shotgun sequence genome contains the following:
- the LOC104429201 gene encoding probable aldo-keto reductase 2 — protein MAAASTTTVRRIKLGSQGLEVSAQGLGCMGMSAFYGPPKPEPDMIALIHHAVGSGVTFLDTSDIYGPHTNEILLGKALKGGVRQKVELATKFGAVLGDGKLEVRGDPAYVRAACEASLKRLEVDCIDLYYQHRVDTRVPIEVTIGELKKLVEEGKIKYIGMSEASASTIRRAHAVHPITAVQLEWSLWSRDVEAEIIPTCRELGIGIVAYSPLGRGFFSVGSKLVENFSKDDFRQYQPRLQPENLAHNTKLFDRVNEIAQRKGCTPSQLALAWVHHQGDDVCPIPGTTKIENFNQNIGALSVKFTPEEMAELESIASADNVKGDRCDSNSSVATWENSDTPPLSSWKPA, from the exons ATGGCGGCGGCGTCGACGACAACGGTGAGGAGGATCAAACTGGGGTCGCAGGGGCTGGAGGTGTCGGCGCAGGGGCTGGGCTGCATGGGCATGTCCGCCTTCTACGGCCCTCCCAAGCCCGAGCCCGACATGATCGCCCTCATCCACCACGCCGTCGGCTCCGGCGTCACCTTCCTCGACACCTCCGACATCTACGGCCCCCACACCAACGAAATCCTCCTCGGAAAG GCACTGAAGGGAGGGGTGAGGCAGAAGGTGGAATTGGCGACCAAGTTCGGAGCCGTCCTTGGGGACGGGAAGCTGGAGGTCCGGGGCGATCCGGCATACGTGAGGGCGGCTTGCGAGGCCAGCTTGAAGCGGCTCGAGGTCGATTGTATTGACCTCTACTACCAACACCGTGTCGATACTCGAGTCCCCATCGAAGTCACT ATCGGAGAGCTAAAGAAGCTCGTTGAAGAGGGTAAGATCAAGTACATCGGTATGTCTGAGGCCTCTGCGTCAACAATCAGAAGAGCACATGCTGTTCATCCCATCACAGCGGTGCAATTGGAGTGGTCGCTGTGGTCAAGAGATGTGGAGGCAGAGATCATTCCCACGTGCAG GGAGCTTGGCATTGGAATTGTTGCCTACAGTCCTTTAGGACGAGGTTTCTTTTCTGTTGGCTCCAAGTTGGTGGAGAATTTCTCCAAGGATGACTTCAGACAG TATCAACCAAGGTTACAGCCAGAGAACTTGGCTCACAACACAAAGTTATTTGACCGAGTGAATGAAATAGCGCAAAGAAAGGGATGCACCCCATCGCAGTTAGCCCTCGCCTGGGTACACCACCAGGGTGATGACGTTTGCCCGATTCCCGGCACGACCAAGATCGAGAATTTCAACCAGAACATTGGGGCTCTGTCAGTGAAGTTTACACCAGAAGAGATGGCTGAGCTCGAATCGATTGCTTCTGCGGACAATGTCAAGGGTGACAGGTGCGATAGCAACAGCAGCGTTGCTACATGGGAAAACTCCGACACTCCACCTCTTTCTTCATGGAAACCTGCCTAG